The Streptomyces sp. RKAG293 genome includes a region encoding these proteins:
- a CDS encoding cell division protein SepF gives MGSVRRASAWLGLVDDNGDESYYDEEYADYGEGSERGDTWVTDPRVQVASETAEEQGRQIATVTPDGFRDARGIGELFRKGVPVIVNLTGMESSDAKRVVDFAAGLTFGLRGSIERIATRVFLLTPADYMVLNAESKRGADGFFNQN, from the coding sequence ATGGGTTCGGTTCGACGGGCGAGTGCCTGGCTGGGCCTCGTCGACGACAACGGCGACGAGAGCTACTACGACGAGGAGTACGCCGACTACGGCGAGGGATCCGAGCGCGGCGACACCTGGGTGACCGACCCCAGGGTCCAGGTGGCGAGTGAGACGGCCGAGGAACAGGGCCGTCAGATCGCCACCGTGACCCCGGACGGCTTCCGGGATGCCCGCGGCATCGGCGAGCTCTTCCGCAAGGGCGTGCCCGTGATCGTGAACCTTACGGGTATGGAGTCGAGCGATGCCAAGCGCGTCGTCGACTTCGCGGCGGGTCTCACCTTCGGGCTGCGCGGCTCGATCGAGCGCATCGCCACCCGTGTCTTCCTGCTGACCCCCGCCGACTACATGGTCCTCAACGCCGAGTCGAAGCGCGGCGCGGACGGATTCTTCAACCAGAACTGA
- a CDS encoding glycosyltransferase family 39 protein, with translation MVRPGRQPALVVAVVFTAAAVVQQILLAVGVGGPLPGWQPLPFLLVAAPAWLLARPWATAGRKPPYVLSWLVVRLRHVPPWALPAAVLAAAALVWAALQDQEPYLGHEEAVYANKARSWLDGTPDAGWGTYRPIGLPVLGRLALGLSDTVGAVRAVALVLALFTLTVTYVVAARWTTPRRAAVAALLVLGGLGFLRRLPEFLNDIGSTGLLLIVVYLLTRAQEKPSSRALLWVPPVALAAFYLRYGVAGNLVAIAIAAVAVYGPRAWLAQRGRLAVAAAVFLAGLVPHFVYATKVAGWPLGLIFSATSHANRAYVGDGFVYYLGIFPYRLAGDLGAVVMAAGLYAAGAALRRRRSTGTEGRTARRKVFLGSTAVLVIVLLGMATDGEPRFIYLSVVLLTILGVQAIADLAGRWSAHVLTAVALLAAVTVPATAMSVARGAMPAPNAERDSTVPVAEQLASDGPCLLVTGYEPEMGWYSGCDAITYAQAAETDLPAGTRVSLVLFRHGRLQPGAAALRDLIDGHSVTTRTIRTTGSLGTATVITLR, from the coding sequence GTGGTCCGCCCCGGGAGGCAGCCGGCACTGGTCGTCGCTGTCGTGTTCACCGCGGCGGCGGTCGTCCAGCAGATCCTATTGGCCGTCGGCGTCGGTGGCCCGCTGCCGGGCTGGCAGCCCCTTCCGTTCCTGCTCGTGGCCGCTCCCGCGTGGCTGCTGGCCCGCCCCTGGGCGACGGCCGGGCGCAAACCGCCGTACGTACTGTCCTGGCTCGTGGTCCGGCTGCGGCATGTCCCGCCGTGGGCGCTGCCCGCCGCCGTGCTCGCGGCGGCCGCCCTCGTCTGGGCCGCGCTGCAGGACCAGGAGCCGTACCTCGGGCACGAGGAGGCGGTCTACGCGAACAAGGCGCGGTCCTGGCTGGACGGCACCCCGGACGCGGGCTGGGGCACCTACCGGCCGATCGGACTGCCCGTGCTGGGCCGGCTCGCGCTGGGCCTGAGCGACACCGTCGGGGCGGTCAGGGCCGTGGCGCTCGTCCTGGCGCTCTTCACCCTCACCGTCACGTACGTCGTCGCCGCCCGCTGGACGACCCCGCGCCGGGCGGCCGTCGCGGCGCTGCTGGTGCTGGGCGGGCTGGGCTTCCTGCGCCGGCTCCCCGAGTTCCTCAACGACATCGGCTCCACCGGCCTGTTGCTGATCGTGGTGTACCTGCTGACGAGGGCGCAGGAGAAACCCTCCTCGCGCGCCCTGCTCTGGGTGCCGCCCGTCGCACTGGCCGCGTTCTACCTGCGCTACGGCGTCGCCGGGAACCTCGTCGCGATCGCGATCGCCGCCGTCGCCGTCTACGGGCCGCGCGCCTGGCTGGCGCAGCGCGGCCGGCTGGCCGTTGCGGCGGCGGTCTTCCTCGCCGGCCTGGTGCCGCACTTCGTCTACGCGACGAAGGTGGCCGGCTGGCCGCTGGGGCTGATCTTCTCCGCCACCTCGCACGCGAACCGCGCCTACGTGGGCGACGGATTCGTCTACTACCTCGGGATCTTCCCGTACCGGCTGGCCGGCGACCTCGGCGCGGTGGTGATGGCGGCCGGCCTCTACGCGGCGGGCGCCGCCCTCCGGCGGCGCCGGAGCACCGGGACCGAGGGCCGGACGGCCCGCCGGAAGGTGTTCCTGGGGTCGACGGCCGTCCTCGTCATCGTCCTACTCGGGATGGCCACCGACGGGGAGCCGCGCTTCATCTACCTGTCGGTGGTGCTGCTCACCATCCTCGGCGTGCAGGCGATCGCCGACCTGGCCGGACGCTGGTCCGCACACGTCCTGACGGCCGTGGCACTGCTCGCCGCCGTCACCGTCCCGGCGACCGCCATGTCCGTGGCCCGCGGGGCGATGCCCGCACCGAACGCGGAGCGTGACTCGACGGTTCCGGTGGCGGAACAACTCGCCTCGGACGGTCCGTGCCTGCTGGTCACGGGTTACGAACCGGAGATGGGCTGGTACTCGGGCTGCGACGCGATCACCTACGCCCAGGCGGCGGAGACGGACTTGCCGGCGGGCACCAGGGTCAGTCTCGTCCTCTTCCGGCACGGCCGGCTGCAGCCCGGCGCCGCCGCGCTGCGCGATCTCATCGACGGCCACTCCGTCACCACCCGCACCATCCGCACCACCGGGTCGCTGGGCACCGCCACCGTCATCACCCTGCGCTGA
- a CDS encoding aldehyde dehydrogenase family protein, whose protein sequence is MTVYQPPGNSGSPASFPSRYENWIGGEWTPPVAGGYFENPTPVTGQAFVDIARSTAADVELALDAAHSAAPAWGRTAPAERASVLNRIADRMEQHLTELAVAEVWDNGKPVREALAADLPLAIDHFRYFAGVLRGQEGSISQIDEDTVAYHFQEPLGVVAQIIPWNFPILMAVWKLAPALAAGNCVVLKPAEQTPASIMYLMDLIQDLIPPGVVNIVNGFGTEAGKPLASSPRVAKVAFTGETTTGRLIMQYASQNIVPVTLELGGKSPNIFFADVAAAPDEFYDKALEGFAMFALNQGEVCTCPSRALIQASIYDSFLGDALERTRSIQQGNPLDTGTMIGAQASNDQLEKILSYIDIGTAEGAKLLTGGERVDLGGALSGGYYVAPTIFEGDNSMRIFQEEIFGPVVSVARFDQFDDAVSLANDSLYGLGAGVWTRDMNTAFRAGRAIQAGRVWTNCYHAYPAHAAFGGYKNSGIGRENHKMMLDHYQQTKNLLVSYSPNALGFF, encoded by the coding sequence ATGACGGTCTATCAACCCCCCGGAAACTCTGGCAGCCCCGCCTCCTTCCCCTCCCGCTACGAGAACTGGATCGGCGGAGAATGGACGCCGCCGGTCGCGGGCGGCTATTTCGAGAACCCGACGCCCGTCACCGGCCAGGCGTTCGTGGACATAGCCCGCTCCACCGCCGCGGACGTCGAACTCGCCCTGGACGCGGCGCACTCGGCGGCCCCCGCCTGGGGGCGTACCGCCCCCGCCGAGCGGGCGTCCGTCCTCAACCGGATCGCCGACCGGATGGAGCAGCACCTCACCGAACTGGCCGTCGCCGAGGTGTGGGACAACGGCAAGCCGGTCCGTGAGGCGCTGGCCGCCGACCTGCCGCTGGCCATCGATCACTTCCGGTACTTCGCGGGCGTGCTGCGCGGCCAGGAGGGGTCGATCTCGCAGATCGACGAGGACACCGTCGCCTACCACTTCCAGGAGCCGTTAGGAGTGGTCGCGCAGATCATCCCCTGGAACTTCCCGATCCTGATGGCCGTCTGGAAGCTCGCCCCGGCGCTCGCGGCCGGCAACTGCGTGGTCCTCAAGCCGGCCGAGCAGACCCCGGCTTCGATCATGTACCTGATGGACCTGATCCAGGACCTCATCCCGCCGGGCGTCGTCAACATCGTCAACGGCTTCGGCACCGAAGCCGGCAAGCCGCTCGCCTCCAGCCCCCGCGTCGCGAAGGTCGCCTTCACCGGCGAGACCACCACCGGCCGGCTGATCATGCAGTACGCGAGCCAGAACATCGTCCCGGTCACCCTCGAACTCGGCGGCAAGAGCCCCAACATCTTCTTCGCCGACGTCGCCGCGGCCCCCGACGAGTTCTACGACAAGGCCCTCGAAGGCTTCGCGATGTTCGCCCTCAACCAGGGCGAGGTCTGCACCTGTCCGTCCCGCGCCCTCATCCAGGCGTCGATCTACGACAGCTTCCTCGGCGACGCCCTGGAGCGCACCCGCTCGATCCAGCAGGGCAACCCCCTCGACACCGGCACGATGATCGGCGCCCAGGCCAGCAACGACCAGCTCGAGAAGATCCTGTCCTACATCGACATCGGCACCGCCGAGGGCGCCAAGCTCCTCACCGGCGGTGAGCGCGTCGACCTGGGCGGCGCCCTCTCCGGCGGCTACTACGTGGCCCCGACGATCTTCGAGGGCGACAACAGCATGCGGATCTTCCAGGAGGAGATCTTCGGCCCCGTCGTCTCCGTCGCCCGCTTCGACCAGTTCGACGACGCCGTCTCCCTCGCCAACGACTCCCTCTACGGGCTCGGCGCCGGCGTCTGGACCCGCGACATGAACACCGCGTTCCGCGCCGGCCGCGCCATTCAGGCCGGCCGCGTCTGGACCAACTGCTACCACGCCTATCCGGCCCACGCGGCCTTCGGCGGCTACAAGAACTCCGGCATCGGCCGCGAGAACCACAAGATGATGCTCGACCACTACCAGCAGACCAAGAACCTGCTGGTCAGCTACAGCCCGAACGCGCTGGGCTTCTTCTAG
- a CDS encoding I78 family peptidase inhibitor codes for MAPIPTPGPRPPDDPAKAYTGLPSDEAERRARERGWTTVRSLPEGAIVTMEYVAGRLNFSVADGRVTRCWQG; via the coding sequence ATGGCACCGATACCGACACCTGGACCCCGGCCCCCGGACGACCCCGCGAAGGCCTACACGGGGCTGCCCTCGGACGAGGCGGAACGGCGCGCCAGAGAGCGCGGCTGGACCACGGTCCGGTCGCTCCCGGAGGGGGCGATCGTGACGATGGAGTACGTGGCGGGGCGGCTGAACTTCAGCGTCGCGGACGGCAGAGTGACGCGCTGCTGGCAGGGTTGA
- a CDS encoding MFS transporter — protein MTGTTTVGSVRPAAVPPHQRPAGRWTVLVVLCVSLLLVALDATVLHVAVPALTEDLHPGAIQLLWIVDAYPLVAASLLILFGTLGDRVGRRKILLIGYGLFGLASALAAFATGAHVLIAARALLGVGGAMIMPATLSILRQVFPDRRERAVAIGVWSAVAAVGAAVGPVLGGFLVEHFWWGSVFLINIPLMVVILPLARWLLPESRGEGCGPWDVLGALMAAFGVLGVVLGVKRLGGGASLLDPGAVGPVVVGAVLLVLFVRRQKRREHPLIDIGMFSRPTFSTSVGCIVLAMLALVGLELIAVQYLQLVLGLSPFSTGLRLLPLTFAAMAAGLCGSRLLHRFGPRAMVGTGFVLTAVAVLSLTLMGQTDRPMLLTGAFVLLGFGLETTIFGAYESMLSEAPAAQAGGAAAIGETSYQLGAGMGIALLGSVMNAAYGPGVAHVPGVPSADGAAAGNSLGEAYDVSGRLGGPAGAALRQAARHSFVTGLHVTLVVSAGLLLLGALAALRLPRVMDCGALLLKAEGFGAHETPAHETPAHETPAHETPAHETSAHEVPAGERRPSLAKHPDHPDHPDHPDHSGHPDHSGHPLPAQHHAPEAERLVSAGEQQAGLYVAGART, from the coding sequence ATGACTGGGACGACAACGGTCGGCTCGGTGAGGCCGGCAGCCGTCCCACCGCATCAGCGTCCGGCCGGACGCTGGACCGTCCTGGTGGTCCTGTGCGTGAGCCTGCTGCTCGTCGCGCTCGACGCGACCGTGCTGCACGTCGCCGTTCCCGCGCTCACCGAGGACCTGCACCCGGGCGCGATACAGCTGCTCTGGATCGTCGACGCCTATCCGCTCGTCGCCGCCTCACTGCTGATCCTCTTCGGCACCCTCGGCGACCGCGTCGGACGGCGAAAGATCCTGCTGATCGGCTACGGGCTCTTCGGCCTCGCCTCGGCCCTCGCCGCGTTCGCCACCGGCGCGCACGTCCTCATCGCGGCCCGGGCGCTGCTCGGGGTCGGCGGCGCCATGATCATGCCGGCGACGCTGTCGATACTCCGCCAGGTCTTCCCCGACCGCCGGGAGCGCGCGGTCGCCATCGGTGTGTGGAGCGCGGTCGCCGCCGTGGGCGCCGCGGTCGGACCGGTACTGGGCGGCTTCCTCGTCGAGCACTTCTGGTGGGGATCGGTCTTCCTCATCAACATCCCGCTGATGGTCGTGATCCTGCCGCTCGCGCGCTGGCTGCTCCCCGAGTCCAGGGGCGAGGGCTGCGGCCCGTGGGACGTCCTCGGCGCCCTCATGGCGGCGTTCGGCGTCCTCGGCGTGGTCCTCGGGGTCAAGCGCCTCGGCGGCGGCGCGAGCCTGCTCGACCCCGGGGCGGTCGGCCCCGTCGTGGTCGGCGCGGTGCTGCTGGTGCTCTTCGTGCGCCGGCAGAAGCGCCGCGAACACCCGCTCATAGACATCGGCATGTTCTCCCGCCCCACCTTCAGCACCTCCGTCGGCTGCATCGTCCTGGCCATGCTCGCGCTCGTCGGCCTCGAACTGATCGCCGTCCAGTACCTGCAACTGGTGCTCGGCCTCAGTCCCTTCTCGACCGGGCTCCGCCTGCTGCCGCTCACCTTCGCCGCGATGGCGGCCGGACTGTGCGGCTCGCGCCTGCTGCACCGCTTCGGGCCACGCGCCATGGTCGGCACCGGGTTCGTGCTCACCGCCGTCGCCGTCCTGTCCCTGACCCTGATGGGACAGACCGACCGGCCGATGCTGCTCACCGGCGCCTTCGTGCTGCTCGGTTTCGGCCTGGAGACCACGATCTTCGGCGCGTACGAATCCATGCTGAGCGAAGCCCCCGCCGCTCAGGCGGGCGGCGCCGCGGCCATCGGCGAGACCTCCTACCAACTCGGCGCGGGCATGGGCATCGCGCTGCTGGGCAGCGTGATGAACGCCGCGTACGGTCCCGGCGTGGCGCACGTCCCCGGCGTCCCGTCCGCCGACGGCGCCGCCGCGGGGAACTCGCTGGGGGAGGCGTACGACGTCTCGGGCCGGCTCGGCGGCCCGGCGGGAGCCGCGCTGCGGCAGGCGGCCCGGCACTCCTTCGTGACCGGGCTGCACGTCACGCTGGTCGTCAGCGCCGGACTGCTCCTGCTGGGCGCGCTCGCCGCGCTCCGGCTGCCGCGGGTGATGGACTGCGGCGCCCTCCTCCTGAAAGCGGAGGGATTCGGCGCCCACGAGACCCCCGCTCACGAGACCCCCGCTCACGAGACGCCCGCCCACGAGACGCCCGCCCATGAGACCTCCGCTCACGAGGTGCCCGCCGGAGAACGCCGGCCGTCCCTCGCGAAGCACCCGGACCACCCGGACCACCCGGACCACCCGGACCACTCGGGCCACCCGGACCACTCGGGCCACCCGCTGCCCGCCCAGCACCACGCGCCCGAGGCCGAACGCCTGGTGTCCGCGGGCGAACAGCAGGCGGGACTTTACGTGGCGGGAGCACGCACGTAG
- a CDS encoding phosphatase PAP2 family protein translates to MRTDEKLHRPAEYPTTRDLPRMSRTRLWLFGSTLAVYVAIVVGVVTSSKLVTLDWQVMLWRPYKQWPQIHAALDYFVVLGQRGPTAVMVAAWLGWRAWRQRSLHPMLALGASLLLLNITVGAVKYGLGRLGPHYATAVGSPELFAGGDIFPSGHTANAVVTWGVLAYLATTPRVRRWASVIAALLALGVGMTTIYLGTHWVSDVLLGWAAGLLVLLALPWFEPAMAWAEDFLVAAWHRLRHGSGLSPVPARTLGQRPGLVTQRASKGGGQPALEPVGAATGGHAAAMPHAPGRPPAARHERTPVTPTGSRRPPAERPVRPIPLAHQQVRGRGAAGS, encoded by the coding sequence GTGCGTACCGATGAGAAGCTCCACCGACCGGCGGAGTACCCGACCACACGCGACCTACCGCGTATGAGCCGAACACGCCTCTGGCTGTTCGGCTCGACGCTTGCGGTCTACGTGGCCATCGTCGTGGGCGTCGTCACCTCCTCCAAGCTCGTGACGCTGGACTGGCAGGTCATGCTGTGGCGCCCCTACAAGCAATGGCCCCAGATCCACGCGGCCCTGGACTACTTCGTGGTCCTGGGACAGCGCGGCCCGACGGCCGTGATGGTCGCGGCCTGGCTGGGCTGGCGGGCCTGGCGGCAGCGGAGCCTGCACCCGATGCTGGCCCTCGGCGCCTCCCTCCTGTTGCTGAACATCACCGTTGGCGCCGTGAAGTACGGGCTCGGAAGGCTGGGCCCGCACTACGCCACCGCCGTGGGATCCCCCGAGCTCTTCGCCGGCGGCGATATATTTCCCTCGGGCCACACCGCGAACGCGGTCGTGACCTGGGGCGTTCTGGCATATCTGGCGACCACGCCACGGGTACGCCGGTGGGCTTCGGTCATCGCCGCGCTGCTGGCCCTCGGGGTCGGTATGACCACCATCTACCTCGGCACCCACTGGGTCAGTGACGTGCTGCTCGGCTGGGCCGCCGGCCTGCTGGTGCTGCTCGCGCTCCCCTGGTTCGAGCCCGCGATGGCCTGGGCCGAGGACTTCCTGGTGGCCGCCTGGCACCGGCTCCGGCACGGTTCGGGACTCAGTCCCGTCCCGGCCCGCACACTCGGGCAGCGCCCCGGCCTGGTGACCCAGCGGGCCTCCAAGGGGGGCGGCCAGCCCGCGCTGGAGCCCGTCGGCGCCGCCACGGGCGGCCACGCGGCCGCCATGCCGCACGCTCCGGGACGGCCGCCGGCCGCCCGCCACGAGCGCACTCCCGTCACCCCGACGGGCAGCCGCCGGCCGCCCGCGGAACGGCCCGTCCGCCCCATCCCGCTCGCCCACCAGCAGGTGCGCGGGCGCGGCGCCGCAGGCAGCTAG
- a CDS encoding DUF779 domain-containing protein → MDVANRVEVTGMAAELLRRLADEHGPLMFHQSGGCCDGSSPMCYPAGEFLTGDSDVHLGDLGVAGMEPVPVWMARDQFAYWSHTHLTIDVVPGRGSGFSLEAPTGNRFLIRSRLLTDEELKALRT, encoded by the coding sequence ATGGATGTGGCGAACCGGGTCGAGGTGACCGGGATGGCGGCGGAACTGTTGCGGCGGCTGGCCGATGAGCACGGTCCGTTGATGTTCCACCAGTCCGGCGGGTGCTGCGACGGCAGTTCGCCGATGTGCTATCCGGCGGGTGAGTTCCTGACCGGCGACTCGGACGTGCACCTGGGGGACCTGGGCGTGGCGGGCATGGAACCGGTGCCGGTGTGGATGGCCCGGGACCAGTTCGCGTACTGGTCCCATACGCATCTGACGATTGACGTGGTGCCCGGGCGGGGTAGTGGTTTTTCCCTGGAGGCGCCGACGGGAAATCGCTTCCTTATCCGTTCCCGGCTGTTGACCGACGAAGAGTTGAAGGCATTGCGGACATGA
- the ctaD gene encoding cytochrome c oxidase subunit I, with the protein MTAPAKEEATAEPARVPRPGGVVVDWLTTTDHKKIGHLYLITSFGFFLAAGLMALMMRAELARPGLQFLSNEQFNQLFTMHGTIMLLLFATPAFAGFANEIMPLQIGAPDVAFPRLNMFSYWLYLFGGLIVLGSFLVPDGPASFGWFAYAPLNSMTRSPGIGADMWIMGLALSGFGTILGAVNFLTTIIGMRAPGMTMFRMPIFTWNVLFTSILVLLAFPVLAAALLVLESDRRFGSMVFAPQNGGALLWQHLFWFFGHPEVYIIALPFFGIISEILPVFSRKPIFGYLTLVGATMAITGLSIVVWAHHMFVTGAVLLPFFSFMSFLIAVPTGVKFFNWVGTMINGSLSFETPMLWSIGFLVSFLFGGLTGVILASPPLDFHVSDTYFVVAHFHYVVFGTVVFAMFAGFYFWWPKFTGKMLDERLGKIHFWTLFFGFHITFLVQHWLGVEGMPRRYADYLAADGFTTLNTISSIGAFLLGMSTLPFLYNVWKTAKYGEKVTVDDPWGYGRSLEWATSCPPPRHNFLTLPRIRSESPAFDLHHPEVPAGALSALDADEVSLNERQ; encoded by the coding sequence ATGACGGCACCTGCGAAGGAAGAGGCCACGGCCGAACCGGCGCGTGTGCCGCGGCCGGGCGGCGTGGTGGTGGACTGGCTCACCACAACCGATCACAAGAAGATCGGCCATCTCTATCTGATCACGTCGTTCGGGTTCTTCCTGGCGGCCGGGCTGATGGCGCTGATGATGCGCGCCGAACTGGCCCGACCCGGACTGCAGTTCCTGTCGAACGAGCAGTTCAACCAGCTGTTCACGATGCACGGCACGATCATGCTGCTGCTCTTCGCGACCCCGGCCTTCGCCGGTTTCGCGAACGAGATCATGCCGTTGCAGATCGGCGCGCCCGATGTCGCGTTTCCCCGGCTGAACATGTTCTCGTACTGGCTGTATCTCTTCGGCGGGCTGATCGTCCTGGGCAGCTTTCTCGTCCCGGACGGGCCCGCGAGCTTCGGCTGGTTCGCTTACGCGCCGCTGAACAGCATGACCCGCTCCCCCGGAATCGGCGCCGATATGTGGATCATGGGACTGGCACTGTCCGGTTTCGGCACGATCCTCGGCGCGGTGAACTTCCTGACCACGATCATCGGAATGCGCGCGCCCGGCATGACGATGTTCCGGATGCCGATCTTCACCTGGAACGTCCTGTTCACGTCGATCCTGGTCCTGCTGGCGTTCCCGGTGCTGGCCGCGGCGCTGCTGGTGCTGGAGTCGGACCGGCGGTTCGGCTCGATGGTGTTCGCACCGCAGAACGGCGGGGCGCTGCTGTGGCAGCACCTGTTCTGGTTCTTCGGTCATCCGGAGGTCTACATCATCGCGCTGCCGTTCTTCGGGATCATCTCCGAGATCCTCCCGGTGTTCTCCCGCAAGCCGATCTTCGGTTATCTGACGCTGGTCGGTGCGACCATGGCCATCACCGGTCTTTCGATAGTGGTGTGGGCCCACCATATGTTCGTGACCGGCGCCGTTCTGTTGCCGTTCTTCTCCTTCATGTCGTTCCTGATCGCGGTGCCGACCGGTGTGAAGTTCTTCAACTGGGTCGGCACGATGATCAACGGTTCACTGTCGTTCGAGACGCCGATGCTGTGGTCGATCGGCTTTCTGGTGAGCTTCCTCTTCGGCGGGCTGACCGGAGTCATTCTCGCCTCCCCGCCACTGGACTTCCATGTCAGCGACACCTACTTCGTCGTGGCGCACTTCCACTACGTGGTGTTCGGGACCGTGGTGTTCGCGATGTTCGCCGGTTTCTACTTCTGGTGGCCGAAGTTCACCGGGAAGATGCTCGACGAACGGCTGGGGAAGATCCATTTCTGGACGCTGTTCTTCGGCTTCCACATCACGTTCCTGGTGCAGCACTGGCTGGGCGTCGAGGGAATGCCGCGCCGCTACGCGGACTATCTGGCGGCCGACGGATTCACCACGCTCAACACGATCTCGTCCATCGGCGCGTTCCTGCTCGGAATGTCGACGCTGCCGTTCCTCTACAACGTCTGGAAAACGGCGAAGTACGGCGAGAAGGTGACGGTCGACGACCCCTGGGGATACGGCCGCTCCCTGGAGTGGGCCACCTCCTGCCCACCGCCCAGGCACAATTTCCTGACGCTGCCGAGGATTCGCTCCGAATCCCCCGCCTTCGATCTGCACCACCCGGAAGTGCCGGCCGGGGCGCTGTCGGCGCTGGACGCCGACGAAGTGTCGCTGAACGAACGTCAGTGA
- a CDS encoding polysaccharide deacetylase family protein, whose protein sequence is MPQTRGELPRRHFLAVGATALLGLGAAAAAPAAARARQVPTPETEVNAGSMVMALTFDDGPSPQYTPQVLDVLRGHGVHATFFVCGDNIGLYPDVVRRIAAEGHSLGNHTWSHPHLSDLSAADVRDQMQRTQDAVTKTGVRAPVLFRAPYGDFADASLTVCADLGLRPISWSVDPTDWANPGSGTIADRVLAGAATGAIVLNHDGTEGGDSDPAPGSGGDRSQTVAALKSYLPALIEAGYTFTTPDAHPPGRSGVPPQAPAGR, encoded by the coding sequence ATGCCACAGACCCGCGGTGAGCTGCCCCGCCGCCACTTCCTTGCCGTTGGCGCCACAGCACTGCTCGGCCTCGGCGCCGCAGCGGCGGCGCCCGCGGCCGCGCGAGCCCGGCAGGTGCCCACGCCCGAGACCGAGGTCAACGCCGGTTCCATGGTGATGGCCCTCACCTTCGACGACGGCCCCAGTCCGCAGTACACGCCGCAGGTGCTGGACGTCCTGCGCGGCCACGGCGTCCATGCGACGTTCTTCGTGTGCGGCGACAACATCGGGCTGTACCCGGACGTCGTGCGCCGCATCGCCGCCGAGGGGCATTCGCTGGGAAACCACACCTGGTCCCACCCGCATCTCAGCGACCTGTCCGCCGCGGACGTCCGCGACCAGATGCAGCGCACCCAGGACGCCGTCACGAAGACCGGTGTGCGGGCGCCGGTGCTGTTCCGTGCCCCCTACGGCGACTTCGCGGACGCCTCCCTGACCGTCTGCGCCGACCTCGGGCTGCGCCCGATCTCCTGGTCGGTGGACCCGACGGACTGGGCCAACCCCGGCTCCGGCACCATCGCCGACCGGGTCCTCGCCGGTGCGGCCACCGGCGCCATCGTGCTGAACCACGACGGCACCGAGGGCGGCGACAGCGATCCCGCGCCCGGCAGCGGCGGCGACCGCTCCCAGACGGTCGCCGCGCTGAAGAGCTACCTGCCGGCGCTGATCGAGGCCGGCTACACGTTCACCACCCCTGACGCCCATCCGCCGGGCCGGAGCGGGGTGCCTCCGCAGGCTCCGGCAGGACGCTGA
- a CDS encoding acyl-CoA dehydrogenase family protein encodes MSGSALPPFDPYDPLGIDDLLSDEDRAVRETVRNWAADRVLPYVAGWYESGELPVIRELARELGAIGALGMSLTGYGCAGASNVQYGLACLELEAADSGIRSLVSVQGSLAMYAIHRFGSEEQRQEWLPRMASGEVIGCFGLTEPDVGSDPAGMRTYAKRDGDDWVLNGRKMWITNGSVAGVAVVWARTDDGIRGFVVPTDAPGFSAPEIKHKWSLRASVTSELVLDDVRLPAGAVLPEGAGLKGPLSCLSHARYGIVWGAMGAARSSFAAALEYSKTREQFGRPIGGFQLTQAKLADMAVELHKGILLAHHLGQRMDAGRLRPEQVSFGKLNNVREAIEICRTSRTILGANGISLEYPVMRHATNLESVLTYEGTVEMHQLVLGKALTGLDAFR; translated from the coding sequence ATGTCCGGGAGCGCGCTGCCGCCGTTCGATCCGTACGATCCGCTCGGGATCGACGATCTGCTCAGTGACGAGGACCGCGCGGTGCGCGAGACCGTCAGGAACTGGGCCGCGGACCGCGTACTGCCGTACGTGGCGGGCTGGTACGAGTCGGGCGAGCTGCCCGTCATCCGCGAACTCGCCAGGGAACTCGGCGCCATCGGCGCGCTCGGCATGTCCCTCACCGGCTACGGCTGCGCGGGCGCCAGCAACGTCCAGTACGGCCTGGCCTGCCTGGAACTGGAGGCGGCCGACTCCGGCATCCGCTCGCTCGTCTCCGTACAGGGATCGCTGGCGATGTACGCCATCCACCGCTTCGGCTCCGAGGAGCAGCGCCAGGAGTGGCTGCCGCGAATGGCCTCCGGCGAGGTCATCGGCTGCTTCGGGCTCACCGAGCCCGACGTCGGCTCCGACCCGGCCGGGATGCGCACGTACGCCAAGCGCGACGGTGACGACTGGGTGCTCAACGGCCGCAAGATGTGGATCACCAACGGCTCGGTGGCCGGCGTCGCCGTGGTCTGGGCCCGCACCGACGACGGCATCCGCGGCTTTGTCGTCCCCACCGACGCCCCCGGCTTCTCGGCGCCGGAGATCAAGCACAAGTGGAGCCTGCGCGCCTCGGTCACCAGCGAACTCGTCCTGGACGACGTCCGGCTGCCCGCCGGTGCCGTGCTCCCCGAGGGCGCCGGCCTCAAGGGCCCGCTCAGCTGTCTGAGCCACGCGCGCTACGGCATCGTCTGGGGTGCGATGGGCGCGGCCCGCAGCAGCTTCGCGGCGGCGCTGGAGTACTCGAAGACCCGCGAACAGTTCGGCCGGCCCATCGGCGGCTTCCAGCTCACCCAGGCCAAACTCGCCGACATGGCGGTGGAACTGCACAAGGGCATCCTGCTCGCCCACCACCTCGGGCAGCGGATGGACGCCGGGCGGCTGCGCCCGGAGCAGGTCAGCTTCGGCAAGCTCAACAACGTGCGCGAGGCGATCGAGATCTGCCGCACCTCGCGCACCATCCTCGGTGCCAACGGCATCTCACTGGAGTACCCGGTGATGCGGCACGCGACCAACCTGGAGTCCGTGCTCACCTACGAGGGCACCGTGGAGATGCACCAACTGGTCCTGGGCAAGGCACTCACCGGACTCGACGCCTTCCGGTGA